The Anolis carolinensis isolate JA03-04 chromosome 2, rAnoCar3.1.pri, whole genome shotgun sequence genome has a window encoding:
- the ier2 gene encoding immediate early response gene 2 protein — protein MMEVQKEAQRIMTMSVWKMYHSRMQRGGLRLHRSLQLSLVMRSARDLYLSAKLEDDDEAMVNANANVNEGLDEAPPPSPFPPPPEADPEPMDTQPAAAEEAAERRPESAPPARAAKPSRKRRSSSLGKLGAAEAGLAPSKKARLAEEQRQEEEEQEGQPQRQEGPFPSLARVLQGRFSAPPEPAKDEPPANCCRPQGEGVLSIMVRAVVAF, from the coding sequence ATGATGGAGGTGCAGAAGGAAGCGCAGCGCATCATGACGATGTCGGTGTGGAAGATGTACCACTCGCGGATGCAGCGCGGCGGCCTCCGCCTCCACCGCAGCCTCCAGCTCTCGCTCGTCATGCGCAGCGCCCGCGACCTCTACCTCTCCGCCAAGCTCGAGGACGACGACGAGGCCATGGTCAACGCTAATGCGAACGTCAACGAGGGGCTCGACGAGGCGCCGCCGCCCTcgcccttccctccccctccggAGGCGGACCCGGAGCCCATGGACACGCAgccggcggcggcggaggaggcggcggagcGCCGTCCCGAGAGCGCCCCTCCGGCGcgggcggccaagccgagccgcaagCGGCGCAGCAGCAGCCTGGGCAAGCTGGGGGCGGCGGAGGCGGGCCTGGCGCCCAGCAAGAAGGCGCGCCTGGCCGAGGAGCAGcggcaggaggaggaagagcaggagggGCAGCCGCAGCGGCAGGAGGGCCCCTTCCCGAGCCTGGCCCGCGTCCTGCAAGGGCGCTTCTCCGCCCCGCCCGAGCCCGCCAAGGACGAACCCCCGGCCAATTGCTGCCGGCCGCAAGGCGAGGGCGTGCTCAGCATCATGGTCCGGGCCGTGGTGGCCTTCtga